The following nucleotide sequence is from Nothobranchius furzeri strain GRZ-AD chromosome 11, NfurGRZ-RIMD1, whole genome shotgun sequence.
cagaccgagtgctgacatgtggcaagacgctcctcgggccgcgtgttgcttgggcttctttcctggaggccctcagtcagacccattgttgacacgtggcaagacgctcctcggggcgcgtcttgcttgggcctctctcctggaggcgctcagtcagaaccagaggtgacatgtggcaagacgctcctcggggcgcgtcttgcttgggcctctctcctggaggccctctgtcagacccattgttgacatgtggcaagacgctcctcggggcacgtcttgcttgggcctctctcctggaggcgctcagtcagaccgagtagtgacatgtggcaagacgctcctcggggcgcatcttgcttggacctctctcctggaggcgctcagttagaccaagtagtgacatttcgcaagacgctcctcggggtgcgtcttgcttgggcctctctcctggaggcgctcagtcagacccagtggtgacatgtggcaagacactcctcggggcgcgtcatgcttgggcctctctcctggaggccctctgtcagacccagtgttgacatgtgtcaagacgctccacggggcgcgtcttgcttgggcttctctcctggaggcccttagtcaaacccattgttgacatgtgccaagacgctcctcggggcgcgtcttgcttgggcatctctcctggaggcgctcagtcagaccgagtgctgacatatggcaagacgctcctcgggccgcgtgttgcttgggcttctttcctggaggcgctcagtcagacccattgttgacatgtggcaagacgctcctcggggcgcgtcttgcttgggcctctctcctggaggcgctcagtcagaaccagaggtgacatgtggcaagacgctcctcggggcgcgtcttgcttggacctctctcctggaggcgctcagttagaccgagtagtgacatgtcgcaagacgctcctcggggcgcgttttgcttggacctctctcctggaggcgctcagttagaccgagtagtgacatgtcgcaagacgctcctcggggcgcgtcttgcttgggcctctctcctggaggcgctcagtcagaccgagtgctgacataaggcaagatgctcctcggggcgcgtcttgctggggcctctctcctggaggcgctcaatcagacccagtggtgacatgtggcaagacgctcctcggggcgcgtcttgctagggcctctctcctggaggcgatcagtcagacccagtggtgacacgtggcaagacgctcctcggggcgcatcttgcttgggcctctctcctggaggcactcagtcagacccagtgttgacacgtggctagacgctcctcggggcgcgtcttgcttgggcctctctcctggaggcgctcagtcagacccagtgttgacatgtggcaagacactcctcggggcgcgtcttgcttgggcctctctcatggaggccctctgtcagacccagtgttgacatgtgtcaagacgctactcggggcgcgtcttgctttggcctctctcctggaggcgctcagtcagaccgagtgctgacatgtggcaagacactcctcgggccgcgtgttgcttgggcctctctcctggaggccctctgtcagacccagtgttgacatgtgtcaagacgctccacggggcgcgtcttgcttgggcttctctcctggaggcccttagtcaaacccattgttgacatgtggcaagacgctcctcggggcgcgtcttgcttgggcctctctcctggaggcgctcagtcagaccgagtgctgacatgtggcaagacgctcctcgggccgcgtgttgcttgggcttctttcctggaggccctcagtcagacccattgttgacatgtggcaagacgcacctcggggcgcgtcttgcttgggcctctctcctggaggcgctcagtcagaaccagaggtgacatgtggcaagacgctcctcggggcgcgtcttgcttgggcctctctcctggaggccctctgtcagacccattgttgacatgtggcaagacgctcctcggggcacgtcttgcttgggcctctctcctggaggcgctcagtcagaccgagtagtgacatgtggcaagacgctcctcggggcgcatcttgcttggacctctctcctggaggcgctcagttagacaaagtagtgacatgtcgcaagacgctcctcagggcgcgtcttgcttgggcctctctcctggaggcgctcagtcagaccgagtgctgacataaggcaagacgctcctcggggagcgtcttgcttgggcctctctccagaaggccctcaatcagacccagtgttgacacgtggcaagacgctcctcggggcgcgtcttgcttgggcctctctcctggaggcgctcagtcagactgagtagtgacatgtgccctgacgctcctcggggcgcgtcttgcttgggcctctctcctggaggcgctcagtcagacccagtggtgacatgtggcaagacactcctcggggcgcgtcttgcttgggcctctctcctggaggccctctgtcagacccagtgttgacatgtgtcaagatgctccacggggcgcgtcttgcttgggcttctctcctggaggcccttagtcaaacccattgttgacatgtggcaagacgctcctcggggcgcgtcttgcttgggcctctctcctggaggcgctcagtcagaccgagtgctgacatgtggcaagacgctcctcgggccgcgtgttgcttgggcttctttcctggaggccctcagtcagacccattgttgacatgtggcaagacgctcctcggggcgcgtcttgcttgggtctctctcctggaggcgctcagtcagaaccagaggtgacatgtggcaagacgctcctcggggcgcgtcttgcttgggcctctctcctggaggccctctgtcagacccattgttgacatgtggcaagacgctcctcggggcacgtcttgcttgggcctctctcctggaggcgctcagtcagactgagtagtgacatgtggcaagacgctcctcggggcgcgtcttgcttggacctctctcctggaggcgctcagttagaccgagtagtgacatgtcgcaagacgctcctcggggcgcgtcttgcttgggcctctctcctggaggcgctcagtcagacccagtggtgacatgtggcaagacactcctcggggcgcatcttgcttgggcctctctcctggaggccctctgtcagacccagtgttgacatgtgtcaagacgctccacggggcgcgtcttgcttgggcttctctcctggaggcccttagtcaaacccattgttgacatgtgccaagacgctcctcggggcgcgtcttgcttgggcatctctcctggaggcgctcagtcagaccgagtgctgacatgtggcaagacgctcctcgggccgcgtgttgcttgggcttctttcctggaggccctcagtcagacccattgttgacatgtggcaagacgctcctcggggcgcgtcttgcttgggcctctctcctggaggcgctcagtcagaaccagaggtgacatgtggcaagacgctcctcggggcgcgtcttgcttgggcctctctcctggaggccctctgtcagacccattgttgacatgtggcaagacgctcctccgggcacgtcttgcttgggcctctcccctggaggcgctcagtcagaccgagtagtgaaatgtggcaagacgctcctcggggcgcgtcttgcttggacctctctcctggaggcgctcagttagaccgagtagtgacatgtcgcaagacgctcctcggggcgcgtcttgcttgggcctctctcctggaggcgctcagtcagaccgagtgctgacataaggcaagacgctcctcggggcgcgtcttgctagggcctctctcctggaggcgctcagtcagacccagtggtgacacgtggcaagacgctcctcggggcgcatcttgcttgggcctctctccttgaggcactcagtcagacccagtgttgacacgtggctagacgctcctcggggcgcgtcttgcttgggcctctctcctggaggcgctcagtcagacccagtgttgacatgtggcaagacactcctcggggcgcgtcttgcttgggcctctctcatggaggccctctgtcagacccagtgttgacatgtgtcaagacgctactcggggcgcgtcttgctttggcctctctcctggaggcgctcagtcagaccgagtgttgacatgtggcaagacactcctcgggctgcgtgttgctttggcctctctcctgcaggccctctgtcagacccagtgttgacatgtgtcaagacgctccacggggcgcgtcttgcttgggcttctctcctggaggcccttagtcaaacccattgttgacatgtggcaagacgctcctcggggcgcgtcttgcttgggcctctctcctggaggcgctcagtcaaaccgagtgctgacatgtggcaagacgctcctcgggccgcgtgttgcttgggcttctttcctggaggccctcagtcagacccattgttgacatgtggcaagacgcacctcggggcgcgtcttgcttgggcctctctcctggaggcgctcagtcagaaccagaggtgacatgtggcaagacgctcctcggggcgcgtcttgcttgggcctctctcctggaggccctctgtcagacccattgttgacatgtggcaagacgctcctcggggcacgtcttgcttgggcctctctcctggaggcgctcagtcagaccgagtagtgacatgtggcaagacgctcctcggggcgcatcttgcttggacctctctcctggaggcgctcagttagaccaagtagtgacatgtcgcaagacgctcctcggggcgcgtcttgcttgggcctctctcctggaggcgctcagtcagaccgagtgctgacataaggcaagacgctcctcggggagcgtcttgcttgggcctctctccagaaggccctcaatcagacccagtgttgacacgtggcaagacgctcctcgggcgcgtcttgcttgggcctctctcctggaggcgctcagtcagactgagtagtgacatgtggcctgacgctcctcggggcgcatgttgcttgggcctccctcctggaggcgcttagtcagaccaagtggtgacatgtggcaagacattcctcggggcacgtcttgcttgggcctctctcctggaggccctctgtcagacccagtgttgacatgtgtcaagacgctcctcggggcgcgtcttgcttgggcttctctcctggagttcctcagtcagacccattgttggcatgtggcaagacgctcctcggggcgcgtcttgcttgggcctctctcctggaggcgctcagtcagaacgagtgctgacatgtggcaagacgctcctcgggccgcgtgttgcttgggcttctctcctggaggccctcagtcagacccattgttgacatgtggcctgacgctcctcggggcgcgtcttgcttgggcctctctcctggaggtgctcagtcagaccgagtgctgacatgtggcaagacgctcctcggggcgtgtcttgcttgggcctctctcctggaggcgctcagtcagaaccagaggtgacatgtggcaagacgctcctccgggcgcatcttgcttgggcctctctcctggaggccctctgtcagacccagtgttgacatgtgtcaagacgctcctcggggcgcgtcttgcttgggcttctctcctggaggccctcagtcatacccattgttgacatgtggcaagacgctcctcggggcgcgtcttgctttggcctctctcctggaggcgctcagtcagacggagtgctgacatggggcaagacgctcctcgggccgcgtgttgcttgggcttctctcctggaggccctcagtcagacccattgttgacatgttgcaagacactcctttgggcgcctcttgcttgggcctctctcctggaggcgctcagtcagaccgagtgctgacatgtggaaagacgctcctcggggcgcttcttgattgggcttctctcctggaggcgctcagaaagacccagtgttgacatgtgacaagacgctcctcggggcgcgtcttgcttgggcctctctcctggaggcgctcagtcagacccagtggtgacatgtggcaagacactcctcggggcgcgtcttgcttgggcctctctcctggaggacgtctgtcagacccagtgttggcatgtggcaagactctcctcggggcgcgtcttgcttggggttctctcctggaggcgctcagtcagacccagaggtgacatgtggcaagacgctcctcgggcctctctcctggaggccctcagtcagacccagtgttgacatgtggcaagacgctcctcggggcgcatcttgcttgggcttctctcctggaggccctcagtcagacccagtgttgacatgtggaaagacgctcctcggggcgcgtcttatttgggcctctctcctggaggccctcagtcagacccagtgttgacatgtggcaagacgctcctcggggcacgtcttgcttgggcttctctcctggaggccctcagtcagacccattgttgacatgtggcaagacgctcctcggggcacgtcttgcttgggcctctctcctggaggtgctcagtcagactgagtagtgacatgtggcaagacgctcctcggggcgcgtcttgcttgggcctctctccagaaggcactcaatcagacccagtgtaaacacgtggcaagacgctcctcggggcgcgtcttacttgggcctctctcctggaggcgctcagtcagactgagtagtgacatttggcctgacgctcctcggggcgcgtgttgcttgggcctctctcctggaggcgctcagtcagaccaagtggtgacatgtggcaagacactcctcggggtgcgtcttgcttgggcctctctcctggaggccctctgtcagacccagtgttgacatgtgtcaagacgctcctcggggcgcgtcttgcttgggcttctctcctggaggccctcagtcatacccattgttgacatgtggcaagacgctcctcggggcgcgtcttgctttggcctctctcctggagtcgctcagtcagacggagtgctgacatggggcaagacgctcctcgggccgcgtgttgcttgggcttctctcctggaggccctcagtcagacccattgttgacatgttgcaagacactccattgggcgcctcttgcttgggcctctctcctggaggcgctcagtcagaccgagtgctgacatgtggaaagatgctcctcggggcgcgtcttgcttgggcttctctcctggaggcgctcagaaagacccagtgttgacatgtgacaagacgctccacggggcgcgtcttgcttgggcctctctcctggaggcgctcagtcagacccagtggtgacatgtggcaagacactcctcggggcgcgtcttgcttgggcctctctcctggaggccctctgtcagacccagtgttggcatgtggcaagacgctcctcagggcgcgtcttggttgggtctctctcctggaggcgctcagtcagacccagtggtgacatgtggcaagacgctcctcggggcgcgtattgctttggcctctctcctggatgccctctgtcagaccgagtgttgacatgtggcaagactcctcggggcgcgtcttgcttggggttctctcatggaggccctcagtcagacccagtgttgacatgtgtcaagacgctcctcggggcctgtcttgcttgggcctctctcctggaggcgctcagtcagaccctgtgttgacatgtggcaagacgctcctcggggcgcgtcttgcttgggcttttctcctggaggcccttagtcagacccattgttgacatgtgtcaagacgctcctcggggcgtgtcctgcttgggcctctctcctggaggcgctcagtcagaccctgtgttgatatgtggcaagacgctcctcggggcacgtcttgcttgggcctttctgctggaggcgctcaaacagaccgagcagtgacatgtggcaagacgctcctcggggcgcgtcttgctggggcttctctcctggaggcactcagtcagacccagtgttgacatgtggcaagacgctcctcggggcgcgtcttgcttggacctctccccctgaggcgctcagtcagaccgagtagtgacatgtggcaagacgctcctcgggaggcgtcttgcttggacctctctccctgaggcgctcagtcagacccagtgttgacatttggcaagacactcctcagggcgcgtcttgcttgggcctctctcatggaggccctctgtcagacccagtgttgacatgtgtcaagacgctcctcggggggcgtcttgctttggcctctctcctggaggcactcagttagaccgagtgctgacatgtggcaagaagctcctcggggcgcgtcttgcttgggcttctctcccggaggccctcagtaagaaccattgttgacatgtggcaagacgctcctcggggcgcgtcttgcttgggcctctctccagaagtccctcaatcagacccagtgttgacacgtggcaagacgctcctcggggcgcgtcttgcttgggcctctctcctggaggccctctgtcagacccagtgttggcatgtggcaagacgctcctcagggcgcgtcttggttgggtctctctcccggaggcgctcagtcagacccagtggtgacatgtggcaagacgctcctcggggcgcgtattgctttggcctctctcctggatgccctctgtcagaccgagtgttgacatgtggcaagactctcctcggggcgcgtcttgcttggggttctctcatggaggccctcagtcagacccagtgttgacatgtgtcaagacgctcctcggggcgtgtcttgcttgggcctctctcctggaggcgctcagtcagaccctgtgttgacatgtggcaagacgctcctcggggcgcgtcttgcttgggcttctctcctggaggcccttagtcagacccattgttgacatgtgtcaagaccaagcccccacaatgccgctcagaaaatggtcccaacccggaagtaagaaaaattgcagttccaccctcatccgctgggggctggtaccagaagcgagcaaatcctcattgactcccatgttaaaaatgccattttcacagcagaaataaacatgtttacagcctggttcaaaaaatggttttttgtctaaattatctagtttatactcatgacaactctgaggggggtgaatttttttctcactcttctgtttaagtgtattgaaagcctaaaattctgtataattaatgagcatccaacacacgtgaccgccgcctcagacccacgtgaccacagagctagctccgtggaaaggcctcagtacagcctcggtctctcctggaaactgtgtcgggattttgagtctctgtgcttgtgaattctgttttggataatattggtgcaattgttggacaaaatgacttgcagtggtattaattgcactaatagagcgtccaaggagtctccacttcattttttttggtaagttaaaatctatatttgtattttatgtcactgctgcctttaaactagctgagtttaccgaagtagctagctaactatcagtttaacatgtagcatgtactgtttaaccatgaaatttaaatgtaaaatacggtaaaataattaatagggcatatttaaatgggtaatagggtaaaacccagtgcatttaagataaaaatgggttgaaatatgacggggcgcgccgcttggggggacacttctgtgctctattctttcatccggtaatccccagcggtcatgccgggcaggctgatcgatgcggcgcctcgctgctgcgggctgaccgctcgtggaactcggagacagatctgaccggagaaatactgcagctcgttgagaagtctatagggcatacagcgtttcccttaaatcccactgccacgccgacaagatcccaagtttctttgtttttgttggcgctgtttaccgaagaagcagcgggaataccagcaactttcatcagactcataaagttagtttttgcaggggaccccctgtattttactgctccctcctgcagtcttcccctattaaaatttaaaatgtgtaacttcatgtattgtgatgaatgactaatattcatgttaactaaaacgttaggtatttagggggaaaaaacaaaataataaacattatacagatgtcaaataaatcaaactgtaattaaactatatattttcaaagtctagattctggataaaatccaacaacatatgctttataaataaacactacgcatggcttttacacacacacacacacacacacgttacattgtgatttcttagtaaatattctatttggcgagagataaactttattgtatttatcctagtgaatctataattaaacgggtaaactagcagtagcacatccaacatcaaagaaagtaaaatgttattatcaggagagggagaatgattaagtggttagcagcagtgtgctagacgatggccccctccatgaggccaccacagctcagcaaagcatcattgtagcttcttctggggagaaaaacacttacagaaaaaataaagttaacagctgaaatagcaggaaataatacagttaaagagcagattgtagaagaaagaaacccctaggttaaactggtctgtctactgcataatgctgaactctaacatgtgtcctcagggtaggacctgattggtgtccagaacctgctgaagaagcacgaggctctgcaggctgagatcacaggtcatgaacctcgcatcaaggctgtcacccagaaaggagagaccataatggaggaaggtagagcaggtctggtcctgacatgtttctgaggtgtctgcaggttctggctcactttgtttgggtccaggtcacttcgctggttcagaaccctcggcccgtcagaacattcttatccaccacgttctaacaccagacctgttaacccgacagcaacaagtggctccaactgacgatgagaccgggaaggagctggttctggctctgtacgactaccaggagaagagtcctggagaggtcaccatgaagaagggcgacatcctcacgctgctcaacagcaccaacaaggttcgtgtgcccttcacagccgaggaacgacctccagctcagagcgaacatctccacacctgctttgtgtttctgtgactttaggttgttttacttgaactcgcgtctttagctgaatgaggatggagagacgggtcggacctggagcaggtcgaggtcttgcagaagaagtttgacgacttccagaaggtcggacttttcctcctctctgtcttccagcagcagctgtcagatcagctcaggtgataatcagcaggtgcttttgtcctgcaggacctgaaggccaacgagtcccgcctgagggacatcaacaaggtggcatctgaactggagtcagaaggtctgatggctgaggaggctcctatggttcaggctcaggtgagcgtcacctgtctgcagcagctggtccctctcacttcctggtttgttaactctgctcgtctctgtttgtagcaacaagaacatctgggttctgctcctggaaaggtgcatgttgtcctccgcctccaccagaaccagacgtggtgtttttgttaccactcatttgtttgtttacaggatgaagccgactctaaccccggctttccacaggagtcgtcagcagcacgttactgcagcagcacgtcatagctgctgataggaaccgctgtggtcaacagaaccttttccaccggagccgtcagcagcgcgagtcggccgcgtctcaggagcagcatgtcgcggcctttacacgccggttctattttctacgcgcgacgcctctgaaacgggtcaagttcgacatttttggggaaggaaagacaggaaatcgaacgcggaaatggagagaagctaccgagattttcagaataaagagcgtattgccttccggttgctttacttttaaaaaaggttactaactgagcggccccgtgagaagttatcacctagctagcggtctcctttgtttttcaggtccgtattggcgattataaaacggacagaacataaaacacaaaccatgttgtagttttatcctgcttgttgttgtgtttactgacgaagtcactcgtgtgacttcgtgctcggtcggtgacagctgctcccctgctgcttcgcgtctcgtgggaagggccaagcagcagcttacgcgagcaagacgtgctgctgcagtaacgtgctgctgacggctcccgtggaaacccggggtaacacggcgtcaccctagaaggtgagttcattcagctgatcagaggtcacctctgatggcagcagtcacggccgaccgtgctgacatcacataggaattcaggtgacccggcaggcaccaggtgctggtgaaagtggggacatgtcagctggttgccatggctacagttatctttatgcatctgtatgactgctgactggtgtgtgtttcctgtgacctttgacctcagaccgtacggttgggcgttcagacgacggctaactttaattccatcaaggtaagaggaagctcttcccttcctgtctgagcgatccgtctccaggtttcctcgtccggcgtccagcccgctggcgtccaccttcatctcactgggtttggtttctctccaggagctgaacaaccgctggcgctcgctgcaacatgctgggcagcgcccatgaggtgcagcgcttccacaggtaccccacacacttatgcgccgcttacgggtcagtagagtttggacccacactcagacggagttctgatgtcttctcagagacgctgatgagaccaaagagtggatcgaggag
It contains:
- the LOC139073066 gene encoding spectrin alpha chain, non-erythrocytic 1-like, whose amino-acid sequence is MEEGHFAGSEPSARQNILIHHVLTPDLLTRQQQVAPTDDETGKELVLALYDYQEKSPGEVTMKKGDILTLLNSTNKVVLLELASLAE